The DNA region cgatcacattaaatttaaaatttagcatatatgagaaaatatcagtggggaagttgctattcattgctcattccaacctaaaattgagtgctacaaatttagagagcgtacctgaccattgtcattcctaaaatatatattgccatcgtagcaaggtcacaaaacaataaatgtagccttttgtgacctccctgcacgttcattgtatcctgaaacgcataagtgcaagaaataaatcttgaacttgaataaacttgatgttgtataaacttgacataaaatgttgaataatataatgaatgatataaaatattgaataaacttgaactcgtatcttctctttactcatcatcagtgatcttcatttcaaaagcatatcgtgttagacttttttgtttgcgtttcacagactgggtacccGAGGGCCAAAacgacaaaatcacaactgtttcaacctccaaatagtcctgttgcaatttgaagaccatacgtggagctgcattgtttggaacatgctccacataacaagcatgacaaagtcagcactggatagcaggaccccgtccccaagcagcttttctcacgctgcagttgtattcaacaaaagcatgtgagtgctggagaaggacattcagttttgcacaaccgcgcctgcaaataatcagaacaaataaaggaacaagcaaacaaacatagaaggggtgtacttcaaaaagagataagtcctgtgtctcaaggaggtgttaccactttctaagtaacttaattgattaagcttacatcactacctgattaactgtcctaacgagtgtgatctaattgcgtgaagtaattagttgggctgcttcggtgtgtccatatttgcgaggcaaagcaccgctgtcgtttactaaaagactctttctaaggcgatgcttgatataaatcatactaaacgcatacacggctaaaacaacggctgcgATTCTACAGAACgttctctttctgccatgcgagtatatcttttcccggaccgttctttatggaacaatttttgtccagaacgcagtacgggatattatatacaaggTTGTTGTAAACCTCAAGTCgtctcttattgaaatattggctgggaaacgtgctgtagtacaatccccagcgctgcactgcagtgacggtctagtttcggaatgcaaaacataacgtaattacgaatcgaacggcaggacacctgtgaaacactgttaggatacatcagtatactggtaccttacaaaattgtgtgatgacaaacaacgatcaatgctagcagcgcaataaatactcacaatctctgttgcctcccattgttttctatgggcacacacagcataaagtgctgtgtgtgcccatagaaccCCAACCATAGGCaccccaacatggcggcccgaaggcacgcctctcccccacgagcccctctcccatgcgcgatccagcctttatacatagagatcagtgtgtGGCCTATTGCCTGCGGGTGTGACattcgttccttttctttttttgaagggGCTTCCAACACTCGGACATCCTAACAAACTTAACGTCCTCGTCaagaggacatatcacatatgtctcaactcaaaaatgaacttttttttcggcgatagatggcgccacacgcgcccttctcactcctccgactttgtaagaagtccatcgcgtctctgattggaggacacgacaagcccacgtgacaggcggagacctatgagctgggttgtgtttcctttatttttagatttcctcctttccctgatttgcttttgcgcggtggatttggttgtctcgcgtttgctgtgtacgttttactggcatttctcgaacatgccgtgtgactgtcgcgtaccgccgttaccacctcgctttctcgtggatgaagattgctctgatcggtagcagcgggctaaagcttttcacccgatacgcagagactgtccgtggaggtgtctattcgtgatatagtgatcgtagttttcagttttcgtggtgtcacaggatcacgtgtccctgagagtatcgggggactccagttgagctgaatagcgatttttgCAGAGGCAACAGTATCCAGACaggacgcggggttgtcgacggtcatatgacactgcaacatcccgttgcaaaacatccctgcttttcttgccagttGTTGAATACTATGTTGAAGACGACGACTCAGCGCCTGCACGCCCACGCGATTGCTCACGCTTTTTCATTCTTCTCCCAAGCACCATCCAATAAACATCGTCACCTACTTGCTCTCCCTGTACTGTATTCCAAAGTGGGGCCGTGACCAGGATCCAGAACGCAACAAGTACTGACCGGGAAGACTACAGGGAGCTTGAGCGATGGACCGAACTCAGCTGAACAAAAAGCGCAAGATTCTGCGGAACCAGGTGACGACGATCCAGAACGATCTTGACCGACGAACGGCGGGTGAAGAACCTCAGGACATTACCGAATTGGCAGCACGCATCGACAGGCTACAAAGCCTCAACGCCTCTCTCAAAGAAGTCGATAGTCAGATCGAACCTCTTCTTACTGAAGATGAGTTTGACCAGGAGTTCACGAAGCAGCTGGATTATCAAAACAGATTGGAAATGACCCTCTTCATGGCAAAGGCACACGTCGACGCCCGTAGACGTGCTGTGACCACCTCTGATATCCCTGCCATCGCACATCCACAGGGAGATGCCTCCCCTGCGCGGGTACACACCGTTCAAGCACCACAAACGCAAGCCGCTGTTCGCCTTCCCAAACTAGAAATGCTGAAGTTCGACGGCAAACGATGTCACTGGCAGCAATTTTGGAGTCAATTCAATGTGACTATCCACACCAATGCCTCACTCCCTGAGAGTAGCAAGATGCAGTACCTAATGGCTGCACTACAAGGGGAAGCTGCGAACGCCGTGGAAGGTCTACAGTTGACTCCTGGCACTTACGAATCTGCCGTCGAGATTCTCCGCAATCGTTTCGGCAACGATAATCCAGCGGATTCCGTTACGTGAAGAATAGTCCTGCACCAGTGGGTCCGTTAAGATCCTCTGTATGTCCCGAATTTCTCTTGCGACCTTTTTGAACGTCAAGGCATTGTCCGAGTAGATGGTTTGGCACCAGTGACatttacgctgttgaaccatgacgttcgttgctgtcgattggtgtcgtgaaagcgctccctcaatcggctcgcattatttcatagtagaactcaaggccggtgcgctcgcgcaggactgctagcaaatttcgatagggtttcgcactcccctttagagcattgcgcgggccttgtcgggccgggctttacgtttttcgcacgtgcccgtgccaggttcggattcgacaacacatggtgcggcatgtacgtcaacagacttcatgagactcgacagctgaatgtttgtgtcgggtctcggttcttcttctacataggggttaggagatgtcagccagatggctacggcttgctactcaaaattccacacacatgcactcacacacgttgcggcccacaggcgtggtgggcgcgtttggacagcagaaggagcgtccttcaacaaagccagagaggagcaaccgcgtacacacgacaccgctctctccgtgaagcagagtgagacgctgatcaagaggaaagccgaagtgcggagttttcaggcgtagtggagggttctgcacgacacgctgtatcctgcggtgcggatcccggtttggagtttcccgcgggtagcgggtcggttgcgggtgatattattgacacccgcgcgggtagcgagactgttgcgggcagcgtttttggcacaagcactgctggcgggttggccacgaacaagcaacggctacagcaacaacaacgaagagaaaatatcataccaaataataagtaaacaaaggcgccgcagcccctgctggtcgggtccggttgggtgcggatttcattttctggtagagcgcgggtggcgggtcttgtcagaggatttaggggtcgggtatggatttcaccctcaaataatggtttgcacgtcatacggtccaaatgcccatttcgtCAAACTACCAAGTGCccgtctggcttacgcgaacatttgggaaaacaaaatgtgtgatagcgcttttctatagaaacggctgtcttgtcccccgtcccgagtttcttcagctatcaaacaaaccaaacagtgcacgtatgcacaggtcatgcgcattttggcactgtagtcgcctttgagaaggggtagagcattgcatgggccggattttcaggcccgtgccctgcccatacaccaatatttccatactgaggccctatccaaacccacctctgctctaagtgttccccaggctcgcagcgggcccgatggccagtTCCACttgtccattccaattttctttctgcgttctcgggaaggatagctccataacatacccgaaaatcgtagcaaaattttggcggcgattttgagtaaatggccgccggatttggccaatttcgtgatacagtgtgcgtgcagacggcaggtatcaatttgttacttccttcgctgtattattgttacttttttatggggtttaatgctagccgggccttcctcaaccacgataaaaatttcataattccaagataaagcaacctgccttccagtctgttcaggctgacgtgttgaattgtttgtctgaatattcgatatttcggacgcgactgtttatcatagtgtagtttgcatcaattgcggactatccgattcaaaaataaaagaaagtgtttatttccgcggcaatcgaactaCGATTTCATTTTCAGCGTCAGAGATTGCaggcgaatttccatcctttccgcggtgcatatacagttcataaaaggaagcttttgaccgctcgataaataatttgttgtttttagtgtttaaacatatgatcgtcccactacagcgaaggattcttaggaatacatgcagaatgctcatgacaaataaatccgggtttgggtagcgtgccgcgaaatcttgtggcaaacgtccccaccctcacggtcatccCAGTATATTTGGTTTCgctggtccataaggccctaaaccaatgtgcaaaacaccacaaacgcatttgattttatttatatttttgcatgcggtgggtttgttgtgtgggccccgtcacataacatccgcgtctgcacgagcgggctgccaaaggcttggtggtcgcgtcgacctcagcgagcagacgaccagacagccgtggagaggaggactacgcaacggcgccaactgcgtctcgcgcacggcacagacgcacgcatggttctcccttgcagcttcttcggagaGTTACTTGTTTAGCGTTCAACTCACTttgcaggaagggagttgcctcaggacagaagccgccgatatttcgaacagagactgttcttcttctgggcaccgtcctcatcattggcatggtatttaaagggttaggtgtgacgtgtttaaaggttcatgcgaattgtgggtcaacagcccggagggaagaaaggttccgtacgggtttttacggccggagtgaatggctgctttgttagagtgtggaggggattatgtgaacgtagtgatctaggctacagaccggttacagaaaaatggaaggttcacgaacacgtggacgaaacgggacaacaggcaagaattggcaagcatagcgaaagataaggaggttagtggttacgtggggaaaaattccagaaccagcaaaggtcgctctttttttttttttaatatttgtaatgcaaagttgtggcatgcaataaagaaagtagaagcagtggccatgcataacataacagatgataatggaggtagaagggaaaagcatattttatttgtgaagtgtttctagggtgccttgtgatttgttgataccggacgggtgaagagcgttgaacttgtatatgagataagactccctatcacgtctgtcacgtgtggatctaaacccggtttctagaatatatagtttaatgttgtcaaaattgtgaccaggaacgttaaagtgttcggcgactgctttggggagtttgttggacgtgtcggttctgtgtccggtaaggcggttgttcatttgttggccggtttcaccaatgtattgcatagagcagtcgccgcattcaatgcagtatatgacattggagcttgtgcacgtgaatgcgtggttaacggggtgggtgtaattgctcgcagtgcttttgatggagttagcgtgttgaacgtgtttgcatgttttgcagcgcgggaggttgcagggtcgtgttcccgtgtacggggtgcttgttttgctgattttggcattgaccaaggagtctgccaggttttttgcacgtcggtatgtcacctgtataggatttgtgaatatattgcttagtcggtcactgctttggaggaggggctcgtgcttctgtagaatggctttgatgtttggaagtgcgttggaatatcttgtgatgaagcttatttggcacgcgtcaggattttttcggttttccagaacctcgtctcgatcgagtgtaagtgccttgcgacggaattcggttaggagggagtctggatagtccctttgggcaagtgtactgcagagttcgtcaagcttctcagcgtaatctgtgtcgtttgaacaaattctgcgtagtcttacactctgcccattaggaattccaaccttacagtgacgcgggtggtgactcttgaagtgaaggtattgttgtttgtcagttggctttttgtacagggttgtgatgaggttgccgttgtctagtgatattgtggtgtcgaggaagttaattaagtgagttgactgttgtgatgtgaactttatgttgctatgcgcggtgttcagtagatctatgaacttttgaaattcatgttccccgtgttcccatattatcagtatatcatcgatgtatcgaaggtacaccgtgggtttcaatgagagggcgctgagaactttgttttctaagaaccccatgaagatatttgcgtatgtgggtgcaacaggtgtgcccatacttgtaccgtgtacttgtaggtagtgttcgccattgaactcgaagtagttcagtttaaggaccaagtccattagagcgagtatggtttccgtgtcttttctggtgtttgttgtagaaagggtattgcagagggctgtgattccgtcgttgtgtgggatgttagtatacagtgatgtcacatccagcgtggctagtattgtgtccctaccaaatgtacgagtgttgtttatatctctgattattctgaggaggtggggtgtgtcttgtacatgcgatggcagtgttgtcggaatatggtttaaatagtggtccaggaatttcgagagtctttctgttggtgtgttgttattagatacaattggcctgccggggatgtcagccgtatagagctcgttggcgtgtaccttgtggattttgggcagtaaatagaaacgacctgcgcctgtgtttgatggggtgagatatctcaggtcatcacgtgtgatgagctttcgttcgtggaggtcctgtatggtatgggttattagcgccgtgtactcctttgttgggtcatggtcatGGGTcatgacagacgtgatagggagtcttatctcatatacaagttcaacgctcttcacccgtccggtatcaacaaatcacaaggcaccctagaaacacttcacaaataaaatatgcttttcccttctacctccattatcatctgttatgttatgcatggccactgcttctactttctttattgcatgccacaactttgcattacaaatattaaaaaaaaaaaagagcgacctttgctggttctggaatttttccccacgtaaccactaacctccttatctttcgctatgcttgccaattcttgcctgttgtcccgtttcgtccacgtgttcgtgaaccttccatttttctgtaaccggtctgtagcctagatcactacgttcacataatcccctccacactctaacaaagcagccattcactccggccgtaaaaacccgtacggaacctttcttccctccgggctgttgacccacaattcgcatgaacctttaaacacgtcacacctaaccctttaaataccatgccaatgatgaggacggtgcccagaagaagaacagtctctgttcgaaatatcggcggcttctgtcctgaggcaactcccttcctacattctaccggttcgctggatttctacccatctacaactgactttgcagttcgccgcataacgcattgtgatcccagagaaacgtaaacgatgaaaggcgcgttggttggcagtagccagctgaagtttattacgcgcgacaggctgttcgtagactctgacgtggaaatcgtcacttttagctatcccggagctacagcggcccgtctgagagaaaaaatccatcgactgcacctagcagtagactggatcgtcatgtatatcggtggcaacgatatccaggatgggaagagtgccgcagctgttttgcgtgaagtctcagtaagtacagattgcaacgatttcaatcgctgtgctgctaaaacccatttcctctgacacgccagggaagattcatttccatgaattgtcttctttcacaggataccgttgaggtggcgaaaggctacgcggagcatatattcctgtataagctgatgccacagacaaggcggcctgaactttctggcacaattcagggatataatgcgatgctgcgcacgattccagctgtccgtgccggtgacgctacggtgttgagcattgacgtgagtagtcgcttctcggacgctaactctggaacttcctggtggtcatggcaggtattttataatgctcgttatttttggaaaaacagtgcgacaaaaagtaactggggctacctttgtggtgcttgaattacaaacaggtgatggtcttgatgcggtacctgtttgtaattcatgtatcacaaagctagtttccagttgctttttatcgcgcaatttttccgaaaataaaatgcgtacgaagtactggcacatgcctaccaggaattccggtttatttgtattgctgtctttgtgaagtgctgtttgcaaaaacattccatatatatgttcaaatatcttttccagcacaaggtctttaccaggaacaaggaggtgaaagaggggatgctttcacgggatggctatcacatttcgacgggacgggggttatcgtgcctagcaggcatcctccgcacagccctcgtgaaatgctatggaccatggctgaaagcaccgggtccgcgtcgtggcatcgtactcaagccaatggagtcgtgtgaagagtgtcgtgctaagggacaccccacgagtgcatgcaggcctgtgcgctcaccgtggtgaacgcCGGTGAGCGCCATTTTAGCCGCGatgtcatgacgacacagaacgatgttaccaccattacctgctgtattataacaaccacgtcatctgatccccaatcctatgctcacttctgtcagcagcagcaacgtagtcaaagctttttctaacctgttcctcctgccatcgcatactttgccccatgattagtgtacaaatggcccacatcttacgcaagacctgcccgataaaattttgtaaacaactatcatcattccgatggcgattttgtaatggcttcatgccgtctgccagcttccggctgtgctgtctgctcgttaccctaggcaccctgagaccagtagtttccttagaaggtggtccagggcacatatgcccccctcgccgtgatatttcctggagcagaaactctaaacacagcgaagtggtgcatgataatgcgtgtgaaatttgaaattgaaagactactgcgctgcttgccactatgagtgtgagtcactgatgcccactgtagcctgaatgagatggGTGGGTATTTTCCTGCGGGTGCAACTCGTGCGATATattttggttaataaaatatattatgcttcatagcaagcttttcaagtgaaaaaatgtatttttcctcaaattcgtattgtggtccgtacagatgtgtttgcagtgttcccccggtctcaagtttttcttcagatgaaattTGGTCAATgtgaccaatagccattgttagtaaccactggttcacagattcctgcaagcagaaaatcctagacagccagcacccgaaagattaaaaagaaatcagtagcatgtgttcactattggttgattggagatattttattgaagaacgcagcacgtatacatcgtcacgttttctgcattacttatgagtatcagctcatgcttgtagcctcagaatgttcattcgtggatacagtatccaacagcacatttcatcattggcgatgtggcatacacacataatgaagtaccatacagtccgctgcatgtaggcgcactttgacatgaaggtctcgcacatacggcatcaacatatagcatcctggtggacagagccagattcataatatgggaatagtaaaaacttggaacgtgttactcagcaacgagtttcctttttgagcaatgaagtagcaactgatagttgcttttgccattcttgtcagttggcagctaaagcctcagagtgtgtgtttatggaaaaaaaatgtccaacagggcaccattcatcattggccacataatgctgaaccaggtacaacactggcaagggcaggtgcttcataatcagggagagagtaggaaattttcaaatgacaggtaaagacagtaacacttaggaagtttgacctttgggcgtctggccatcatatttgcagtagtactggatacctgaatctgaaaatacaattttcatatgttgaaatgacacccaagtaaaggcaagatggcaagaggacgtaacgca from Ornithodoros turicata isolate Travis unplaced genomic scaffold, ASM3712646v1 Chromosome122, whole genome shotgun sequence includes:
- the LOC135371799 gene encoding uncharacterized protein LOC135371799 — translated: MDRTQLNKKRKILRNQVTTIQNDLDRRTAGEEPQDITELAARIDRLQSLNASLKEVDSQIEPLLTEDEFDQEFTKQLDYQNRLEMTLFMAKAHVDARRRAVTTSDIPAIAHPQGDASPARVHTVQAPQTQAAVRLPKLEMLKFDGKRCHWQQFWSQFNVTIHTNASLPESSKMQYLMAALQGEAANAVEGLQLTPGTYESAVEILRNRFGNDNPADSVT